The Chryseobacterium sp. G0186 genome includes the window CAGGTGAACTTCCCTTGAAATGGGATCAGAAACCAATTAAAAAGATTGTTACCATTCATGATCTGATCTTTGTAAGATATCCGCAGTATTACTCTTTCTTTGATCGGAAAATTCATCTTTGGAAGTTCAGAAAGGCTGCCCATATAGCTGATAAGATTATTGCTATTTCAGAACAGACCAAAAGAGATATTGTACAGTACCTCCAAATTCCTGAAAGTAAGATTGAAGTGATTTATCAAGGCTGTCATAAGGCTTTTAAAGAACAGCAGTCCGTAGAATTGATTCAGGCTACAAAAGATAAATTTAAACTTCCTGAAAACTTTATTCTGAATGTAGGAACCATTGAAGATCGCAAGAATCTGTTGAATGTGGTAAAGGCAATCAAGGGAACTGAAATTCCATTGGTAGTGGTAGGAAGAAAAACAAAATACTACCAGAAAATAGAAAGCTTTCTGAAGAAAAATAAGATGGAACAACAGGTGGTATTTCTGGAGGGAGTCTCCATGGATGAACTGGCTGTAATTTATAAACTGGCCAATATTTTTGTCTATCCAAGCTTTTTTGAGGGCTTTGGAATCCCTGTTATAGAAGCACTTTTCTCCAAGACTGTAGTGGTGACAAGCAACACAGGCTGTATGCCGGAAGCAGGAGGAAAGGACTCTGTATATGTTGATCCGAATAATGATCTTGACATCAGGGCTAAGATAAAATTTCTTTGGGATAATGAGTCCGAGAGAAAACGCCGTGAGGAAAAGGGTTTCGAGTTTGTTCAGAAATTTAATGACGAACCCATTGCAAAGGAATTGATGAATCTTTATCAAAAAATTATCTAAAAAAACTTTGCATTTTAAAAATAAATCCTACATTTGCATCACAATTCAATACAATGAAACCAATTTTTTTAGCATTACATCATTATTATCATCATCTCTGTTAGGCGGAATTGATTGATATTTGTTTATGCTAAAATCAAAATAATTAAAAACCGTCTGAGTAAATAGACGGTTTTTTTTGTTTCCTGAATTCGCCTCAGAAATTTTCAATAAATCAGTTTTTATTTGCTCGGACTCAACAAAGACGAAAATGAGTAAATTAAAAATTGCGATCCAAAAAAGCGGCCGGCTTTATGAAGAATCTCTACAGCTTCTCAAGGACTGTGGAATCTTCGTCAACAATGGGAAAGATCAGCTAAAGGTTTCCGTAGATAATTTTCCGATGGAAATCATGTATCTCCGAAACTCAGATATTCCACAATATCTTGAAGATGGAGTGGTAGATATTGCCATTGTAGGCGAAAATCTTTTGGTTGAAAAACAGAAGAATATTCAGATTGTTGAAAAGCTTGGATTTTCAAAATGCCGTGTTTCCATCGCGGTTCCAAAGGAGATAGAAACAGATGATCTGACCTATTTTCAAGGCAAGAAAATTGCCACCTCTTATCCAAATACTCTTAAAAATTTCCTGGAAAAAAAGGGAATTACTTCAGACATTCACGTCATCTCCGGTTCTGTGGAAATAGCACCTAACATCGGACTGGCAGACGGAATCTGTGATATTGTAAGTTCCGGAAGTACCCTGTTCAAAAACGGATTACGGGAAACTGTTACCTTATTGAAATCAGAAGCTGTCTTGGCACAGACACCGCAGCTATCCTCCGAAAAATTAATGATTCTTGATAAGTTTTTATTCAGAATTAATGCTGTTTTAAAGGCAAAGAACTCAAAATATATCCTGATGAATGTTCCCAATGATAAGATTCAAAAGATTGCAGATGTACTTCCTGTGCTGAAAAGTCCCACAGTAATTCCATTGGCAGAAGAAGGATGGAGCAGTATTCATTCTGTGATTGATGAAGAACGATTCTGGGAAGTGATTGATGAACTGAAAGAAAACGGAGCGCAGGATATCCTCATTATCCCAATTGATAAAATGGTGATTTAAACGAGGAAATAAAGGTTTTTAACGATTAAAAAGATAATAAACCATTAAGAAGCATGAAGAGTTTAAGATTAATTAAGTTTTCATCTAAAATGAATAAAGCGAATTGCTTACAATAGCTTCAACTATTTTCTTAATACTTCTAAATCCCTTAAAAAGCCTTAATGGTTTAAAAGATTAACAATCAATTTATAATAAGATGAAAATATATCAATATCCCAAAAAAGATACATGGAATGAGCTTGTAAAGCGGCCTGTTTTTGAGCAGGAAGAAATCTCAGGGCTTGTGACAGGAATATTTGAGGAAGTTAAAAATAATGGAGATAAAGCTTTAAAGGAATTCAACAGAAAGTTTGACAAAGCAGAAACAGAAATCCTTTTTGTTACAGACGAAGAAATTAAAACTGCAGAAAATCAGATCGGTAACGATTTGAAAGTGGCAATTCAACAGGCAAAGGAAAACATCTCTAAGTTTCACACGTCCCAAATCCCTGAAATTCAGAAGATAGAAACTACAAAAGGCGTTGTTTGCTGGAGAGAAAACCGAGCGGTTGAGAAAGTAGGAATTTATATTCCGGGAGGTACCGCTCCCTTATTTTCAACGGTACTAATGCTTGCGGTACCTGCCAATCTGGCCGGATGTAAAGAAATCATTCTTTGTACACCTCCTGATAAAAACGGAAATATTAATCCTGCTATTTTGTATACGGCAAAACTTTGTGGAGTGTCCAGAATCGTTAAGACGGGAGGAGCTCAAGCAGTTGCGGCAATGACTTTAGGAACAGAGACTATACCTAAAGTTGATAAGATTTTTGGTCCGGGAAATCAGTTTGTAGTGGCTGCAAAAGAATATGCTCAACGTTACGGAGTAGCGATTGATATGCCTGCGGGTCCAAGTGAAGTTCTAGTTATTGCCGATGAACAGGCAGTCCCTGAATTTTGTGCTGCGGATCTCCTTTCGCAGGCAGAACACGGAAGCGACAGTCAGGTTGTTTTTCTTACGACTGATCTTAAAGTGTTTAATGAGACAATCGAGGCTGTTGAACAGCAAATCAAACGTTTACCTAGAAATGAAATGGCTATTCAGGCGCTGGAGAATAGTTATTTTATATTAGTGAATAGTCTAGAAGAAGCTCTTGAGTTCAGTAATCTTTATGCACCGGAACACCTTATACTGGCGATCAATGATTTTGAGAAATATACTCCCAAAATTCAGAATGCAGGATCTGTTTTCCTTGGAAACTATTCCTGCGAAAGTGCCGGAGATTATGCCAGCGGAACAAATCATACGCTTCCTACCAATTCTTATGCAAGAAATTATAGTGGTGTTTCTCTGGACAGTTTTGTCAAGAAGATTACGTTCCAGCACTTATCCCAAGAAGGACTTCAGAACTTAGGAAAAGCGATAGAAATAATGGCAGAGGCAGAAGGTCTGTTTGCCCACAAAAATGCAGTATCAATCAGATTAAAATAATACAATGAACACAATCAGTATCAATACCTTAGTAAGAGAAAATATATTAAAACTACAGCCTTATATCAGTTTCAGAGATCACAATGAATTTAATGCCCCTGTATTTCTGGATGCGAATGAAAGTCCGTTTGGTGACTGTAACCGTTATCCGGATTCTACCCAGAAGCAGCTAAAAAACAGATTAGCGGAACTTAAAAATGTTTCTCAATCACAGATTGCCATAGGAAATGGAAGTGATGAATTGATTGATTTAATCATTAAGATTTTCTGTGAACCTAAAAAAGATTCTATCCTGATGATGAACCCATCATTTGCGATGTATGGTTTTTACGCTACCATTAATGAAAATAAGGTCTTACAACTTAATCTGGATGAAAATTTCGACATTGTAAAGAATGAATTTTTAAGGATCATCAATGAACAGTCTATTAAGGTTTTCTTTCTGTGTTCGCCCAATAATCCAACCGGAAACAGCGTTGATGATATTGAGTTTTACCTTCAAAACTTTAACGGAATCGTAGTGGTAGACGAAGCATACATTGAATTTTCAGGGAAAAAATCAAGTCTGGAGCTTTTGAATAAATATCCTAACCTCATTGTTCTTCAGACTTTTTCAAAAGCATGGGGAATTGCAGGGGCAAGAGTGGGAATGGCATACGCTTCTGAAGAAATTATTACGCTGATTAA containing:
- a CDS encoding glycosyltransferase family 4 protein, with the protein product MKIAFDAKRFFHNTSGLGNYSRDLVRILSEYYPNNEYLLLNKNKSERGKDILDGTHVKFVETSKGNFSRQLAMGKDAQKQGADIFHGLSGELPLKWDQKPIKKIVTIHDLIFVRYPQYYSFFDRKIHLWKFRKAAHIADKIIAISEQTKRDIVQYLQIPESKIEVIYQGCHKAFKEQQSVELIQATKDKFKLPENFILNVGTIEDRKNLLNVVKAIKGTEIPLVVVGRKTKYYQKIESFLKKNKMEQQVVFLEGVSMDELAVIYKLANIFVYPSFFEGFGIPVIEALFSKTVVVTSNTGCMPEAGGKDSVYVDPNNDLDIRAKIKFLWDNESERKRREEKGFEFVQKFNDEPIAKELMNLYQKII
- the hisG gene encoding ATP phosphoribosyltransferase, with translation MSKLKIAIQKSGRLYEESLQLLKDCGIFVNNGKDQLKVSVDNFPMEIMYLRNSDIPQYLEDGVVDIAIVGENLLVEKQKNIQIVEKLGFSKCRVSIAVPKEIETDDLTYFQGKKIATSYPNTLKNFLEKKGITSDIHVISGSVEIAPNIGLADGICDIVSSGSTLFKNGLRETVTLLKSEAVLAQTPQLSSEKLMILDKFLFRINAVLKAKNSKYILMNVPNDKIQKIADVLPVLKSPTVIPLAEEGWSSIHSVIDEERFWEVIDELKENGAQDILIIPIDKMVI
- the hisD gene encoding histidinol dehydrogenase, with amino-acid sequence MKIYQYPKKDTWNELVKRPVFEQEEISGLVTGIFEEVKNNGDKALKEFNRKFDKAETEILFVTDEEIKTAENQIGNDLKVAIQQAKENISKFHTSQIPEIQKIETTKGVVCWRENRAVEKVGIYIPGGTAPLFSTVLMLAVPANLAGCKEIILCTPPDKNGNINPAILYTAKLCGVSRIVKTGGAQAVAAMTLGTETIPKVDKIFGPGNQFVVAAKEYAQRYGVAIDMPAGPSEVLVIADEQAVPEFCAADLLSQAEHGSDSQVVFLTTDLKVFNETIEAVEQQIKRLPRNEMAIQALENSYFILVNSLEEALEFSNLYAPEHLILAINDFEKYTPKIQNAGSVFLGNYSCESAGDYASGTNHTLPTNSYARNYSGVSLDSFVKKITFQHLSQEGLQNLGKAIEIMAEAEGLFAHKNAVSIRLK
- the hisC gene encoding histidinol-phosphate transaminase yields the protein MNTISINTLVRENILKLQPYISFRDHNEFNAPVFLDANESPFGDCNRYPDSTQKQLKNRLAELKNVSQSQIAIGNGSDELIDLIIKIFCEPKKDSILMMNPSFAMYGFYATINENKVLQLNLDENFDIVKNEFLRIINEQSIKVFFLCSPNNPTGNSVDDIEFYLQNFNGIVVVDEAYIEFSGKKSSLELLNKYPNLIVLQTFSKAWGIAGARVGMAYASEEIITLINTVKAPYNVNVLSQDLILKTLDDKSRLQENVNAILEEKAWLQEQFNAIDCIAKVFPTDANFFLIKMKNVDKVYGKMLEQEILTSRRDPAIPGCIRINVGNRQDNEKLINLLKNISE